In bacterium, a genomic segment contains:
- the lepA gene encoding translation elongation factor 4, giving the protein MSIKKENIRNFSIIAHIDHGKSTLADRFLEICGAVENRNMKAQYLDGMDLERERGITIKAQAARMLYTAKNGETYQLNLIDTPGHVDFSYEVSRSLAACEGAVLLVDASQGVQAQTLAHTYEAISQDLEIILALNKVDLPNADPERIKQEVEEIIGLDTSDTIAISAKDGTNVVELLEQIVEKLPAPTIDTEEEGLKALLFDSWYDAYLGVISLIKVVSGKIVKGSKVQFMSTGKKYDIDQVGVLTPKPMQVDSIEAGEVGFFSASIKEVTEAKVGDTVTLAEKPCKQAFPGFQEVKPTVFCGIFPTADQNFDELRDALEKLKLNDSSFSFEAETSTALGFGFRCGFLGLLHMEIIQERLEREYDMSVITTAPTVVYQVTRTDGEVQYLDNPALMPEPQEIDHIAEPIIKATIHTPSDYVGGIMKLCQDKRGKQISMEYASQNRVVLTYDLPLSEVVFDFYDKLKSVSKGYSSLDYEFDRYERSTMVKMDMLINGNSVDALSLIVHKDNAYYRGRELAKKLKEVIPRQMYEVAIQAAIGNKIVSRESISAMRKNVTAKCYGGDLSRKRKLLEKQKEGKKRMKRLGNVEVPQEAFLAILKID; this is encoded by the coding sequence ATGTCGATTAAAAAAGAAAATATTAGAAACTTTAGCATCATTGCCCATATTGATCATGGCAAATCTACACTTGCAGACCGCTTTTTAGAGATTTGTGGTGCGGTTGAAAATAGAAATATGAAAGCGCAATATCTGGATGGTATGGACTTGGAGCGTGAACGTGGCATTACCATTAAAGCGCAAGCAGCACGCATGTTGTATACTGCAAAAAATGGTGAGACTTACCAACTTAATTTGATTGATACCCCTGGGCATGTGGATTTTTCTTATGAAGTTTCACGCAGTTTGGCTGCGTGTGAAGGTGCGGTATTGTTGGTAGACGCTTCGCAAGGCGTGCAAGCTCAGACCTTAGCCCATACTTATGAAGCCATCTCGCAAGATTTAGAAATTATTTTAGCCTTAAATAAAGTGGATTTACCCAACGCCGACCCTGAGCGCATTAAGCAGGAAGTTGAAGAAATTATTGGTTTAGACACTTCAGATACCATTGCCATCAGTGCCAAGGATGGCACCAATGTGGTGGAGTTGTTGGAGCAAATTGTAGAAAAGTTACCTGCCCCTACCATTGACACAGAAGAAGAAGGTCTTAAAGCCTTGCTTTTTGATAGCTGGTACGATGCCTACTTGGGCGTTATTTCTTTAATTAAAGTGGTCAGTGGTAAAATTGTCAAAGGCAGTAAAGTGCAATTTATGTCCACGGGTAAAAAATACGATATTGATCAAGTGGGGGTGTTAACGCCTAAACCCATGCAAGTCGATAGTATTGAAGCTGGCGAAGTAGGCTTTTTTTCTGCATCCATTAAAGAGGTGACAGAAGCCAAGGTGGGTGACACCGTTACTTTAGCTGAAAAGCCATGCAAACAAGCTTTTCCAGGATTTCAGGAAGTTAAACCTACGGTCTTTTGCGGGATTTTTCCCACTGCGGATCAAAACTTTGATGAATTGCGTGATGCTTTAGAAAAACTCAAACTCAATGATTCTTCGTTCAGTTTTGAGGCGGAAACATCGACTGCCTTGGGCTTTGGCTTTAGGTGTGGGTTTTTGGGCTTGTTGCATATGGAAATTATTCAGGAGCGACTGGAGCGAGAATACGACATGTCTGTGATTACCACAGCCCCTACCGTAGTCTACCAAGTGACCAGAACTGATGGTGAAGTACAGTATCTAGACAACCCAGCGTTGATGCCGGAACCACAAGAGATTGACCATATTGCGGAGCCTATTATTAAAGCCACCATTCATACCCCTAGTGATTATGTGGGTGGAATTATGAAGTTATGCCAAGATAAACGTGGTAAGCAAATCAGCATGGAATATGCCAGTCAAAATAGAGTGGTCCTGACCTATGATTTACCTTTGAGTGAAGTGGTGTTTGATTTTTACGATAAACTTAAGTCGGTATCCAAGGGGTATTCATCTTTGGATTATGAATTTGATCGCTATGAGCGTTCAACCATGGTGAAAATGGATATGTTGATCAACGGTAATTCTGTGGATGCTTTATCCTTAATTGTGCATAAAGATAATGCCTATTATAGAGGGCGTGAGTTGGCCAAAAAACTCAAAGAAGTGATTCCAAGACAGATGTATGAAGTGGCCATTCAAGCAGCCATTGGTAATAAAATTGTTTCCAGAGAAAGCATCTCCGCCATGCGCAAAAATGTAACCGCCAAATGTTATGGCGGTGACTTAAGCCGTAAACGCAAACTCCTAGAAAAACAAAAAGAAGGTAAAAAACGCATGAAACGTTTAGGCAACGTAGAAGTGCCACAAGAAGCGTTTTTAGCGATATTAAAGATAGATTAA
- a CDS encoding prepilin-type N-terminal cleavage/methylation domain-containing protein: MLHLKIHKKFDVDGFTLVELMIVIVIAGLLASIAATSYYKYIKNSKLSEGYLYLRKMYDGAVTYASEPGLLYTSDNQVYPKKHLFGTFYSRVPDNNNDYSFMCPPKNGLKEVVYFELNDPSLRGPSGNRIMNNPNHGIDIFGFSLSEQNVGSDTLYSNTKPGYFAFANVGDPSLATLLASEGKNATFETSNDIEITNSLWVYADLDGDFDCDSDGEEIGQLIMEPSERSNWDTLTMMMRGIYKDTVSGEIMGTEGIYIENKGE, from the coding sequence ATGTTACATCTGAAAATTCATAAAAAATTTGATGTGGATGGCTTTACTTTAGTTGAATTGATGATTGTTATTGTTATCGCGGGGCTTTTAGCGTCTATTGCGGCTACCAGCTACTATAAATACATCAAAAACTCAAAGTTGTCTGAAGGCTATTTGTACCTTAGAAAAATGTACGATGGGGCTGTTACCTACGCAAGTGAACCAGGCTTGTTGTACACGAGTGATAATCAGGTTTATCCAAAAAAACATCTTTTTGGCACTTTTTACTCCAGAGTACCTGATAATAACAATGATTACTCTTTTATGTGTCCGCCAAAAAACGGTTTAAAAGAAGTGGTCTACTTTGAGTTAAATGATCCGTCTCTTCGAGGGCCGTCCGGAAACCGAATTATGAATAACCCTAATCATGGTATTGATATTTTTGGGTTTAGTTTGTCTGAACAAAATGTTGGTTCAGACACGCTGTATAGCAATACAAAGCCGGGATATTTTGCCTTTGCGAATGTTGGAGATCCAAGTTTGGCAACACTTCTTGCGTCTGAGGGAAAGAACGCAACATTTGAAACCAGCAACGATATTGAAATTACAAATTCATTATGGGTGTATGCAGATTTAGATGGAGATTTTGATTGTGATAGTGACGGTGAAGAAATAGGTCAGCTCATCATGGAACCTTCTGAAAGAAGCAACTGGGACACCTTAACGATGATGATGAGAGGAATTTATAAGGACACAGTTTCAGGTGAAATTATGGGTACGGAAGGTATTTATATTGAAAACAAAGGCGAATAA
- a CDS encoding aspartate carbamoyltransferase catalytic subunit encodes MAQHLLNIDDLSLNDIERIFQKAHEFYSHPNTLTTTGYGRDIALCFWENSTRTRVSFELAAKYLNHRPMYLYAKQSSTEKGESLLDTLLTLYATGIACFVIRHPQDQYYVNLRDELPEDMILINAGDGKQGHPSQALLDVFTLQQNNKSLPGLKVLFVGDVEHSRVVRSNVKLMHKMQAECWAYVPEYLKSAENITHLEYKDNLDQALAECDVVMMLRAQDERWGDQVTEHSNGHAENKSYLKHHGLNQERLKLLQKDALILHPGPFRRNVEIDEEVLQDQRCLIWKQVHNGVYVRMAIFDILLGGQT; translated from the coding sequence ATGGCGCAGCATCTGCTCAATATTGATGATCTAAGCCTGAATGATATTGAACGTATTTTTCAAAAAGCCCATGAGTTTTATTCGCATCCAAACACGTTAACAACAACTGGATACGGCAGAGATATTGCTTTATGTTTTTGGGAAAATAGCACACGTACTCGGGTTTCGTTTGAACTGGCGGCCAAGTATTTAAATCACAGACCCATGTATTTGTATGCCAAACAAAGCAGCACTGAAAAAGGTGAAAGTTTGCTCGATACCCTTTTGACTCTTTATGCCACTGGGATAGCTTGTTTTGTGATTCGTCATCCACAGGATCAGTATTATGTTAATTTAAGAGATGAATTGCCGGAAGATATGATTTTGATCAATGCTGGAGATGGCAAACAAGGCCACCCCAGCCAAGCTTTGTTGGATGTGTTTACCTTGCAACAAAACAATAAATCTTTGCCAGGGTTAAAAGTTTTGTTTGTTGGGGATGTGGAACACAGTAGAGTGGTGCGTTCCAATGTGAAATTAATGCACAAAATGCAAGCAGAATGTTGGGCCTATGTGCCGGAGTATTTAAAATCTGCAGAGAATATCACCCACTTAGAGTACAAAGATAACTTAGACCAAGCCCTTGCTGAATGTGATGTGGTGATGATGCTCAGAGCGCAAGATGAGCGTTGGGGTGACCAAGTCACCGAGCACAGTAACGGGCATGCTGAAAATAAAAGTTACTTAAAGCACCATGGTTTAAATCAAGAGCGTTTGAAGTTGTTGCAAAAAGATGCTTTAATTTTGCATCCTGGGCCGTTTAGAAGAAATGTAGAAATTGATGAAGAGGTTTTACAGGATCAAAGGTGTCTCATTTGGAAACAAGTACACAATGGTGTTTATGTGCGTATGGCTATTTTTGATATCTTACTTGGGGGGCAAACTTAA
- a CDS encoding dihydroorotase produces the protein MKTLIRGAVVIDPSQNLNAKKNILIKDSIVEAILDPQETVSSLDQSIDLDEKCFVAPGLVDMHVHFRDPGQVHKEDLKSGSLAAVAGGYTSVMCMPNTYPPNDNVETTRYIVEKAKKEAVCHVYPVGAISKSLMGEKMAPLEELKAAGCVAFSDDGRPCKETQVFKAAMQLAAQLNVPVIEHCEDLELSKGKTTISNGEVAKKLGLEGLDSDVETMDVLRSITLASETGCHLHLAHLSCKESIEILRKIKPKMTNISAEVCPHHLFLTTQSILQYESNAKMYPPLRHDADNVVLQAALAEGLIDVIATDHAPHTEDEKGHEFCSAPNGILGLQTALASSLQMVDEGKMSLFSLIERMSTQPAQLAHLNAGTLRPGSKADLCVFMQKKGEKLSQDHNFSKSSNSPLWDIDLYGKVLMTFVEGKIVYGEY, from the coding sequence ATGAAGACATTGATTAGAGGTGCAGTTGTTATAGATCCTAGCCAAAATTTAAATGCCAAAAAAAACATATTGATCAAGGATTCTATTGTAGAGGCCATTCTTGATCCTCAAGAAACAGTTTCATCTCTTGATCAAAGCATTGATCTTGATGAAAAGTGCTTTGTTGCTCCTGGTTTGGTGGATATGCATGTGCATTTTAGAGATCCAGGGCAAGTGCATAAAGAAGACTTAAAAAGTGGTTCTTTGGCCGCTGTTGCTGGAGGCTATACCTCAGTCATGTGCATGCCCAATACTTATCCACCCAATGATAATGTTGAGACCACGCGTTATATTGTTGAGAAAGCCAAAAAAGAAGCGGTTTGCCATGTTTACCCAGTGGGTGCAATTTCAAAGTCTTTGATGGGAGAGAAAATGGCACCCTTAGAAGAATTAAAAGCAGCAGGCTGTGTCGCTTTCTCTGATGATGGCAGGCCTTGCAAAGAAACCCAAGTATTTAAAGCTGCCATGCAGCTTGCAGCACAATTGAATGTTCCTGTTATTGAACACTGCGAAGACTTAGAGCTTTCAAAAGGAAAGACCACCATCAGCAACGGCGAGGTTGCCAAAAAATTGGGCTTAGAAGGCTTAGATAGTGATGTTGAAACCATGGATGTTCTAAGAAGTATAACTCTAGCCAGTGAAACCGGATGCCATTTGCATTTGGCACATCTATCCTGCAAAGAGTCCATTGAAATTTTACGCAAAATCAAGCCTAAGATGACCAATATCAGTGCTGAAGTTTGCCCGCATCATTTATTTTTAACAACACAAAGTATTTTACAGTATGAAAGCAATGCCAAAATGTACCCACCTTTGCGGCATGATGCGGACAATGTTGTATTGCAGGCAGCCTTAGCAGAAGGATTGATTGACGTTATTGCAACAGACCATGCCCCGCATACAGAAGATGAAAAAGGTCATGAATTTTGTAGTGCTCCCAACGGTATTTTAGGCTTACAAACGGCATTGGCCAGCAGTTTGCAGATGGTGGACGAAGGAAAAATGAGTTTATTCAGTCTCATTGAGAGAATGAGTACACAACCCGCTCAATTGGCACACTTGAATGCGGGTACGTTACGACCTGGCAGCAAGGCAGATTTATGTGTTTTTATGCAAAAAAAAGGAGAAAAGTTGAGTCAAGACCATAACTTTTCTAAATCTAGCAATTCACCCTTATGGGATATTGATTTGTATGGAAAAGTGTTGATGACCTTTGTTGAGGGGAAAATAGTTTATGGAGAATATTAA
- the carA gene encoding glutamine-hydrolyzing carbamoyl-phosphate synthase small subunit encodes MENIKMKALLLLEDGTVLQGKGFGAQGIACGELVFNTSMTGYQEMLTDPSYCGQVLTLTYPMIGSYGTNKQDWESKNIWASALVVGNYVDYPSHYGNEASLANYLKENNIVGIEGVDTRYITLKIREKGAMKCVVACGDYDIQDLKAKLSDIPDMQGAALAGEVSCKQPYTWNPDSQSEDCVVVIDCGVKHNILRHLAALGFKVEVVPYNTSFEQIVQLSPKGIMVSNGPGDPDAVEGLPEVLQRCFGRFPILGICLGHQILALALGAKTYKLDFGHHGGNHPVHNKIKNKIEITAQNHGFAVDAESLKNEGVKQYKDLRLTHIHLTDNTVEGFDIESIALQSIQYHPEASPGPNDAEYIFEDFKRCIKKFWDK; translated from the coding sequence ATGGAGAATATTAAAATGAAGGCACTTTTGTTATTGGAGGATGGTACTGTTCTTCAGGGTAAAGGTTTTGGTGCGCAAGGCATTGCCTGTGGTGAGTTGGTATTTAATACGTCCATGACCGGTTATCAGGAAATGCTCACCGATCCATCTTACTGCGGCCAAGTGTTAACCTTAACCTATCCCATGATTGGGAGTTATGGCACCAATAAGCAAGACTGGGAATCCAAAAATATTTGGGCCAGTGCCCTGGTGGTGGGTAATTATGTTGATTATCCAAGTCACTATGGCAATGAAGCAAGTCTAGCCAACTATTTAAAAGAAAATAATATTGTTGGTATTGAGGGAGTGGATACCCGGTATATTACTTTGAAAATTAGGGAAAAAGGCGCCATGAAATGTGTAGTGGCCTGTGGTGATTATGATATCCAAGATTTAAAAGCAAAGCTTAGCGATATCCCTGATATGCAAGGGGCAGCTTTAGCAGGGGAGGTCAGTTGTAAGCAGCCCTATACCTGGAATCCAGACAGTCAAAGTGAAGATTGTGTGGTGGTGATTGATTGTGGTGTTAAACATAATATTTTACGTCATCTTGCGGCTTTGGGTTTTAAAGTGGAAGTGGTGCCTTATAACACCAGCTTTGAACAGATTGTTCAATTGAGTCCAAAGGGAATCATGGTGTCCAATGGCCCTGGAGATCCAGACGCGGTTGAAGGTTTGCCAGAAGTCTTGCAACGGTGTTTTGGTCGTTTTCCCATATTGGGAATTTGTCTGGGTCATCAGATCTTAGCATTGGCCCTTGGAGCAAAAACCTACAAACTTGATTTTGGTCACCATGGCGGTAATCACCCGGTGCACAATAAGATCAAAAATAAAATTGAAATCACTGCACAAAACCATGGTTTTGCAGTGGATGCTGAGAGTTTAAAAAACGAAGGTGTAAAACAATACAAAGATTTACGGTTAACGCATATTCATTTAACCGATAATACCGTAGAAGGTTTTGATATTGAGTCGATTGCATTACAGTCCATTCAATATCATCCAGAAGCATCTCCTGGCCCCAATGATGCAGAGTATATTTTTGAGGATTTTAAGCGATGTATAAAGAAGTTTTGGGACAAATAG
- the carB gene encoding carbamoyl-phosphate synthase large subunit, producing MPKRTDIKSVLVIGSGPIVIGQACEFDYSGTQALKALKEEGYKVILVNSNPATIMTDPIYSDVTYIEPLNVETLSKIIEKERPNALLSTMGGQTALNLAMDLAKEGVLEAYNVEVIGANIESIEKAENRERFKQAMNKIGVPQPKNGYVHSLEEARKLKEEIGLPAIIRPSFTLGGSGASMAFNDKEFEKLVLNALHFSPISEVLIEESILGWKEYELEMMRDKNDNVVVVCTIENLDPVGVHTGDSITVAPSQTLSDKDYQKLRDYSLKIMREIGVDSGGSNIQYAVNPENGEVYVIEMNPRVSRSSALASKATGYPIAKIAAKLAVGYTLDEISNDITQVTKASFEPSIDYVVTKIPRFDFAKFPESNRSLSPQMKAVGEVMSMGRNFLESFQKALCSLEINLNGLSLNPDYAHTLSDEQVFAQVRTATPQRIMLLSEALKRGMSIEDLAEATQIDPWFIAQIHQVVVAENKIQEQSLEKISALDMHHYKSLGFSDHRLGQLLKVDEDSVRNHRVKNNVLPNYKVVDTCAGEFAATTNYLYSCYAHASEAEPSNKKKVIILGSGPNRIGQGVEFDYCCVQASLALKAMDVESIMVNCNPETVSTDYDISDRLYFEPLSYEHVLNILEREQPDGVVLQFGGQTPLKLAKVIADKGWSILGTDYDAIDLAEDRERFKTLLQELNIKQPQNGIAQDFNEVLQVAKSIEYPLVVRPSYVLGGRAMEIVYSQEELENYLKRNIGFTEQQHILLDHYLDHSIELDVDAISDGQNATVCGIMEHVEQAGVHSGDSSCVLPPFSIKEKLMEQIKDHTQKIAAALKVKGFLNIQFAIQNDVLYLIEVNPRASRTIPFVSKAVGRNLVAMAMDVLMGKSIEKLPKIDLKNLKYFAVKSPVFPFLKFSKSDTILGPEMKSTGESMGNDMSWEVAYAKAQIAAGNELPLSGTVFMSLNNNDKEECLDIAKRMRDNGYSIIATRGTAQYLIEHGVPAQKVNKVVEGRPHIVDKIVNGEVDLVFNTTMGKQSVKDSYSIRRSTLEKGVSYFTTLQGAMAASKAIEKIKQGKVEPIALQTMYA from the coding sequence ATGCCAAAGAGAACAGATATAAAGAGTGTTTTAGTGATTGGGTCTGGTCCAATTGTTATTGGGCAGGCCTGTGAGTTTGATTACAGTGGCACTCAGGCCTTAAAAGCGCTTAAAGAAGAAGGCTATAAAGTGATTTTGGTTAATTCAAACCCTGCCACAATTATGACCGATCCTATTTATTCAGATGTGACCTACATTGAGCCTTTGAATGTAGAAACTCTAAGCAAAATTATTGAAAAAGAACGACCAAACGCCTTGCTTTCTACCATGGGAGGCCAAACTGCCTTGAACTTGGCCATGGATTTGGCCAAAGAAGGGGTACTTGAAGCGTATAATGTAGAAGTCATTGGCGCCAACATTGAATCGATTGAAAAAGCTGAAAATAGAGAGCGCTTTAAACAAGCCATGAATAAAATTGGTGTTCCTCAACCCAAGAATGGTTATGTACATAGTTTAGAGGAAGCCAGAAAACTCAAAGAAGAAATAGGCTTACCAGCAATTATCCGGCCATCCTTTACCTTGGGTGGCTCAGGTGCCAGCATGGCGTTCAATGATAAAGAGTTTGAAAAACTGGTGCTCAATGCCCTGCATTTCAGTCCTATTTCTGAGGTTTTAATAGAAGAGTCCATCTTAGGTTGGAAAGAGTATGAGTTGGAAATGATGCGTGACAAAAACGACAATGTTGTGGTTGTTTGCACCATTGAGAATCTAGATCCCGTAGGTGTTCACACCGGAGACAGTATTACTGTGGCGCCAAGCCAAACACTCAGCGACAAAGATTATCAAAAGTTACGAGACTACTCGTTAAAAATCATGCGTGAAATTGGTGTTGATTCTGGCGGATCTAATATCCAGTATGCGGTGAATCCAGAAAATGGTGAAGTTTATGTTATTGAGATGAACCCAAGAGTTTCACGCAGCTCTGCTTTGGCTTCAAAGGCCACAGGTTACCCTATTGCCAAGATTGCTGCCAAACTTGCTGTTGGCTATACCTTAGATGAGATTAGCAATGATATTACGCAAGTGACCAAGGCATCGTTTGAGCCGAGTATTGATTATGTGGTGACTAAGATCCCACGTTTTGATTTTGCTAAGTTTCCTGAGTCTAACCGTAGTTTGTCGCCTCAAATGAAAGCGGTGGGTGAGGTAATGAGCATGGGTAGAAATTTTTTGGAGTCTTTTCAAAAAGCTTTATGCTCACTAGAAATTAATCTTAATGGTTTAAGTTTAAATCCAGACTATGCGCACACTTTATCCGATGAACAAGTCTTTGCCCAAGTCAGAACGGCAACGCCACAAAGAATCATGTTGCTATCAGAAGCTTTAAAACGTGGCATGAGCATTGAAGATCTTGCTGAAGCCACACAAATTGACCCATGGTTTATTGCTCAAATTCATCAAGTGGTTGTGGCAGAAAATAAAATTCAAGAGCAAAGCCTAGAAAAAATTTCAGCTTTGGATATGCACCATTATAAGTCTTTGGGCTTTTCTGATCATCGTTTGGGGCAATTGCTCAAAGTTGATGAAGATAGTGTGAGAAATCATCGAGTTAAAAATAATGTTTTACCCAACTATAAAGTGGTGGATACCTGTGCCGGTGAGTTTGCAGCAACAACCAATTATTTGTATTCTTGTTATGCGCATGCCAGTGAAGCTGAACCAAGTAACAAGAAAAAAGTGATTATTTTGGGCAGCGGCCCCAATAGAATTGGTCAAGGGGTAGAATTTGATTACTGTTGTGTGCAAGCAAGCCTGGCTCTAAAGGCGATGGATGTTGAAAGCATTATGGTCAACTGTAATCCAGAAACGGTGTCTACAGATTATGATATTTCAGATCGTTTGTATTTTGAACCTTTAAGTTATGAACATGTCCTCAATATTTTAGAGCGTGAACAGCCTGATGGCGTTGTTTTGCAATTTGGTGGGCAAACGCCGCTAAAGTTAGCCAAAGTGATTGCCGATAAAGGTTGGTCTATATTAGGAACAGATTATGATGCCATTGATTTGGCGGAGGATAGAGAACGATTTAAAACTCTATTGCAAGAGCTCAACATTAAACAACCGCAAAATGGCATTGCACAAGACTTTAATGAAGTTTTGCAAGTGGCTAAAAGCATTGAGTATCCATTGGTGGTCAGACCGTCTTATGTTTTAGGTGGAAGGGCAATGGAAATTGTTTACTCACAAGAAGAATTGGAAAATTACTTAAAACGCAATATTGGCTTTACTGAGCAGCAGCATATACTGTTGGATCATTATTTAGATCATTCCATTGAACTGGATGTGGATGCAATCAGTGATGGTCAAAACGCTACGGTTTGCGGTATCATGGAGCATGTTGAGCAAGCGGGTGTCCACTCAGGCGATAGCTCCTGTGTGTTGCCACCCTTTTCAATTAAAGAAAAATTGATGGAGCAAATTAAAGATCATACTCAAAAAATTGCAGCCGCATTAAAGGTTAAAGGCTTTTTAAATATTCAATTTGCCATTCAAAATGATGTTTTGTATTTGATTGAAGTCAATCCCAGAGCCTCACGGACCATACCGTTTGTGAGTAAAGCTGTGGGGAGAAACTTGGTTGCCATGGCCATGGATGTTTTGATGGGCAAAAGCATTGAAAAATTGCCTAAAATTGATTTGAAAAATCTTAAATATTTTGCTGTCAAGTCACCGGTTTTTCCATTTTTAAAGTTTTCAAAATCAGATACCATTTTAGGGCCAGAGATGAAGTCTACTGGAGAGTCCATGGGTAATGATATGTCTTGGGAAGTGGCGTATGCCAAAGCACAGATTGCAGCTGGGAATGAATTACCTTTATCCGGTACAGTTTTTATGAGTTTGAATAATAATGACAAAGAAGAGTGCTTGGACATTGCCAAGCGTATGCGAGATAATGGCTATTCTATAATAGCCACGCGGGGAACAGCTCAATACTTAATTGAGCACGGAGTGCCAGCACAAAAAGTGAATAAAGTGGTTGAAGGCAGACCACATATTGTTGATAAGATTGTCAATGGTGAAGTGGACTTGGTGTTCAATACCACCATGGGCAAACAATCCGTGAAAGATTCTTACTCTATACGGCGTTCAACTTTAGAAAAAGGCGTATCTTATTTTACGACCTTGCAAGGAGCAATGGCTGCCTCCAAGGCGATAGAAAAAATCAAACAAGGTAAAGTAGAGCCCATAGCTTTGCAAACCATGTATGCTTAA